A single genomic interval of Littorina saxatilis isolate snail1 linkage group LG17, US_GU_Lsax_2.0, whole genome shotgun sequence harbors:
- the LOC138952034 gene encoding uncharacterized protein: MKDYVAAADETDSDKERCFIELKNLKSLFSAVACGECGGTLSVCFGDKMGYSREIRLACEDCTFTKQQHSCSRLDGSNNITMGFDVNNSIVMCFNELGCGEAALRKFSAIMSIPGLSHNTYRRISKKVGGAHREVTANVLQAAVQAVHDANAHGDPDFDNGDNSDEDGDAECAANDGDSSDSANVDSDDDSSHSGSTASTARRDSDDEGEGRH; this comes from the exons ATGAAAGACTACGTTGCTGCAGCTGACGAAACGGACAGTGACAAAGAGCGGTGCTTCATTGAGTTGAAAAATTTGAAGTCTCTGTTTTCGGCGGTCGCTTGTGGCGAGTGTGGTGGGACCCTGTCGGTGTGCTTTGGTGACAAGATGGGATATTCAAGAGAAATAAGACTGGCTTGTGAG GATTGCACCTTCACGAAGCAGCAGCATTCATGTAGCCGACTTGATGGGAGCAACAACATTACTATGGGGTTTGACGTCAACAACTCCATTGTCATGTGCTTCAACGAGTTAGGATGTGGCGAGGCAGCTCTTCGGAAGTTCTCTGCCATCATGTCGATTCCAGGATTGTCGCACAACACCTATCGGCGTATCTCCAAGAAGGTGGGTGGTGCACACAGAGAGGTGACTGCAAATGTCTTGCAGGCAGCTGTTCAAGCTGTGCATGATGCCAATGCACATGGCGACCCGGACTTTGACAACGGTGACAACAGTGACGAAGATGGTGACGCAGAGTGTGCAGCTAATGATGGTGACAGCAGCGACTCTGCAAATGTTGACAGTGACGACGACAGTAGTCATAGTGGCTCTACTGCTAGCACAGCAAGAAGAGACAGTGATGATGAAGGTGAGGGTCGGCATTGA